The proteins below are encoded in one region of Ostrea edulis chromosome 3, xbOstEdul1.1, whole genome shotgun sequence:
- the LOC125676846 gene encoding ganglioside GM2 activator-like, with protein sequence MKSVLLLLSIFVSLEAAVVFRDCVPSTTAHPYVTFTSVTVSPSPVVVPGNITIGVQGNVLQHFGTDVSMVVHMDKHLLGVWTKVPCSQNVGSCNYDNPCEFLSVFKSSGTCPPQLTAHGLPCTCPFNPSDINLPQTVFEVTHINAAWQWIISGNFRVQIEMIHGHEVVGCFHVEMDIKRIGHNGGFFLG encoded by the exons ATGAAATCTGTTCTTCTTCTTCTGTCCATTTTTGTTTCTTTGGAAGCAGCTGTAGTATTTAGAGACTGCGTTC CTTCCACCACCGCTCATCCCTATGTGACGTTTACGTCTGTGACGGTTTCACCTTCTCCTGTGGTAGTCCCTGGCAACATAACAATCGGAGTGCAGGGAAACGTGCTCCAGCACTTTGGCACCGATGTTAGTATGGTGGTTCACATGGATAAACATCTCCTCGGAGTTTGGACAAAGGTTCCCTGCAGTCAAAACGTTGGTTCATG CAACTATGACAACCCCTGCGAGTTTTTGTCAGTATTCAAGTCCTCGGGGACCTGTCCACCCCAACTTACTGCGCATGGTCTGCCCTGCACGTGTCCATTTAACCCATCTGACATTAATCTACCCCAAACTGTGTTCGAAGTGACCCATATCAATGCAGCCTGGCAATGGATCATTTCG GGAAACTTCCGTGTACAGATTGAAATGATACATGGACACGAGGTTGTGGGATGTTTCCATGTAGAGATGGACATTAAAAGAATTGGACACAACGGCGGGTTCTTCTTGGGATAA
- the LOC125682764 gene encoding ganglioside GM2 activator-like, with protein MKSVLLLSIFVSLEAALVFRDCVPSTTAHPYVTFTSVTVSPSPVVIPGNLTVGMQGTVHHHFGTDVSMVVHMDKYLLGAWTKVPCTRNVGSCNYDNPCEFLSAFKSSGTCPPQLTAHGLPCTCPFNPSDINLPPTVFQVTHINAAWHWMASGKFRVQAEMIHGHEVVGCFHVEMDINRSGPNDGSILG; from the exons ATGAAATCTGTTCTTCTTCTGTCCATTTTTGTTTCTTTGGAAGCAGCTCTAGTATTTAGAGACTGCGTTC CTTCCACCACCGCTCATCCCTATGTGACTTTTACGTCTGTGACGGTTTCACCTTCTCCTGTGGTCATCCCTGGCAACCTAACAGTAGGAATGCAGGGAACAGTTCACCATCACTTTGGCACCGATGTTAGTATGGTGGTTCACATGGATAAATATCTCCTCGGAGCTTGGACAAAGGTTCCCTGCACTCGAAACGTTGGTTCATG CAACTATGACAACCCCTGCGAGTTTTTGTCAGCATTCAAGTCATCGGGGACCTGTCCACCCCAGCTTACTGCGCATGGTCTGCCCTGCACGTGTCCATTTAACCCATCTGACATTAATCTACCCCCAACTGTGTTCCAAGTGACGCATATCAATGCAGCCTGGCATTGGATGGCTTCG GGAAAATTCCGTGTACAGGCTGAAATGATACATGGACACGAGGTTGTGGGATGTTTCcatgtagaaatggatatcaatagAAGTGGGCCCAACGACGGTTCAATCCTAGgataa
- the LOC125673649 gene encoding procathepsin L-like: protein MNGLWYVCLLAVVRGASVQSGNVQWFDIVEAQKHPEQLHILRTKAGINYQPYEQAWKEFKILHGKTYEALGDEVRRFQIFRDNVQRIEEHNKLYHLGKKSYYLGVNQFSDLEHREFVKYNGLNRTSLKDGGCSSYLAANNLALPDSVDWRTKGYVTKVKNQGQCGSCWSFSTTGSLEGQHFRKTGKLVSLSEQQLVDCSGSFGNEGCNGGLMDNAFKYIKSVGGIESEEEYPYKAEKKTCKFEKSDVVATDSGCIDVESESESALQKALAEVGPVSVAIDASHSSFQSYAGGVYDEPECSSEQLDHGVLAVGYGTDDNGKDYWLVKNSWGEEWGIDGYVKMTRNKDNQCGIATQASYPLV from the exons ATGAATGGTTTGTGGTATGTTTGCTTACTGGCAGTAGTCAGAGGAGCCTCTGTCCAGTCGGGGAATGTCCAGTGGTTTGACATAGTAGAAGCACAGAAACATCCTGAACAGTTACACATCCTACGAACCAAGGCTGGGATCAACTATCAACCTTATGAACAGGCCTGGAAGGAGTTCAAAATCCTACATG GTAAAACTTATGAAGCACTAGGAGATGAGGTCCGTCGTTTCCAAATCTTCAGAGATAATGTCCAGAGGATTGAAGAACACAACAAGCTGTACCACCTCGGAAAGAAATCCTACTACCTGGGGGTCAACCAATTCTCTGACCTG GAACATAGAGAGTTTGTGAAATACAATGGTCTCAACAGAACGTCACTGAAGGATGGGGGATGTTCGTCATACTTGGCTGCCAACAATCTGGCTCTCCCAGACTCCGTGGACTGGAGAACCAAGGGCTATGTCACCAAAGTCAAAAACCAG GGTCAATGTGGTTCCTGCTGGTCTTTTAGCACA ACTGGTTCCCTTGAAGGACAACACTTCCGGAAGACGGGTAAACTTGTCTCGCTCAGTGAGCAGCAGCTGGTCGACTGCTCCGGATCTTTTGGAAATGAAGGCTGCAATGGTGGACTTATGGACAatgcattcaaatatataaagTCAGTGGGAGGCATTGAATCAGAGGAGGAATACCCATACAAAGCAGAG AAGAAAACATGTAAATTTGAGAAGTCGGATGTGGTTGCTACGGACAGTGGATGCATTGATGTTGAGAGTGAGAGTGAGTCGGCCCTACAAAAAGCCTTGGCTGAGGTCGGACCTGTCTCCGTGGCAATCGATGCCAGCCATTCTTCATTCCAGTCCTATGCAGGAG GAGTTTATGATGAACCTGAGTGCAGCTCTGAGCAGTTGGATCATGGTGTGTTGGCTGTAGGTTATGGTACTGATGACAATGGAAAGGATTATTGGCTCGTTAAAAACAG CTGGGGCGAGGAATGGGGTATTGATGGTTACGTCAAAATGACCAGAAACAAGGACAACCAATGTGGAATAGCTACACAGGCCAGCTATCCTCTTGTGTAA